One window from the genome of Actinoplanes teichomyceticus ATCC 31121 encodes:
- a CDS encoding adenosine deaminase yields MTDLTTFIAGLPKAELHVHHVGSASPRIVAELAARHEGSSPVPADPEALTEYFAFRDFAHFIEVYLSVVDLIRDAEDVRLLTYEIARELSRQRVRYAELTVTPYSSVRRGIPAPAFCEAIEDARSGARRDFGLDLAWCFDIPGEAGLASAEETLRIALEERPDGLISFGLGGPEIGVPRPQFKPYFDRARAAGLHSVPHAGETTGPETIWDAIHHLGAERIGHGIAAAQDERLMAYLAEHQIPLEVCPTSNLRTRAVADLAGHPIGRLVAAGVPVSVNSDDPPMFGTTLEHEYAVAARLLGLDAAGVAELARSAVRHSFRSADGKAALLAEIDDYARNYG; encoded by the coding sequence TTGACGGACCTGACGACCTTCATCGCGGGCTTGCCCAAGGCGGAGCTCCACGTGCACCACGTGGGCTCGGCCTCCCCCCGGATCGTGGCCGAGCTGGCCGCCCGGCACGAGGGCAGCTCGCCGGTCCCGGCCGACCCCGAGGCGCTCACGGAGTACTTCGCGTTCCGCGACTTCGCGCACTTCATCGAGGTCTACCTCAGCGTGGTCGACCTGATCCGGGACGCCGAGGACGTCCGCCTGCTGACCTACGAGATCGCCCGGGAGCTGAGCCGCCAGCGGGTGCGCTACGCCGAGCTGACCGTCACGCCGTACTCGAGCGTGCGCCGCGGCATCCCGGCCCCGGCGTTCTGCGAGGCGATCGAGGACGCCCGCAGCGGCGCCCGCCGGGACTTCGGGCTCGACCTCGCCTGGTGCTTCGACATCCCCGGCGAGGCCGGGCTGGCCTCGGCCGAGGAGACGCTGCGGATCGCGCTGGAGGAGCGGCCCGACGGGTTGATCAGTTTCGGACTGGGCGGTCCGGAGATCGGGGTGCCGCGGCCGCAGTTCAAGCCGTACTTCGACCGGGCCCGCGCGGCCGGGCTGCACAGCGTGCCGCACGCCGGCGAGACCACCGGACCGGAGACGATCTGGGACGCGATCCACCACCTGGGCGCCGAGCGGATCGGGCACGGCATCGCGGCCGCCCAGGACGAGCGGCTGATGGCGTACCTGGCCGAGCACCAGATCCCGCTGGAGGTGTGCCCCACCTCCAACCTGCGCACCCGCGCGGTCGCCGACCTGGCCGGGCACCCGATCGGCCGGCTGGTCGCGGCCGGGGTGCCGGTCAGCGTGAACTCCGACGACCCGCCGATGTTCGGCACCACCCTGGAGCACGAGTACGCGGTCGCCGCCCGCCTGCTCGGCCTGGACGCCGCCGGGGTGGCCGAGCTGGCCCGCAGCGCGGTGCGGCACAGCTTCCGCTCCGCCGACGGCAAGGCCGCCCTGCTCGCCGAGATCGACGACTACGCGCGGAACTACGGGTAG
- a CDS encoding trans-aconitate 2-methyltransferase, with translation MWDPAVYRRFGDQRSRPFLDLVARIGARAPRAVVDLGCGPGELTRTLAERWPGARVTGLDSSPEMIAKAAAAPGPVAYRLGDIADWRPGPDTDVVVSNAALQWVPGHREMLTRWAAELPAGAWLALQVPGNFAAASHRLLRATAERHGAAHVLRESPVDDPAGYAAPLVDAGAEVDAWETTYLHLLPVGDPDHPVLRWLEGTALRPVRAVLDAGAWAAFRAELAGRLAEAYPERHGRVAFPFRRIFVVARTATA, from the coding sequence ATGTGGGACCCGGCCGTCTACCGCCGCTTCGGCGACCAGCGCTCCCGACCGTTCCTCGACCTCGTCGCCCGGATCGGGGCGAGGGCGCCGCGGGCGGTCGTCGACCTGGGCTGCGGTCCCGGCGAGCTGACCCGCACGCTCGCCGAGCGCTGGCCCGGCGCCCGGGTGACCGGCCTGGACTCGTCCCCCGAGATGATCGCCAAGGCGGCCGCCGCCCCCGGCCCGGTCGCGTACCGGCTCGGCGACATCGCCGACTGGCGGCCCGGCCCGGACACCGACGTGGTGGTCAGCAACGCCGCCCTGCAGTGGGTGCCCGGCCACCGGGAGATGCTCACCCGCTGGGCCGCCGAGCTGCCGGCCGGGGCCTGGCTCGCCCTGCAGGTGCCGGGCAACTTCGCCGCCGCCTCGCACCGCCTGCTGCGGGCCACCGCCGAGCGGCACGGCGCCGCCCACGTGCTGCGCGAGTCCCCGGTCGACGACCCGGCCGGGTACGCCGCACCCCTGGTCGACGCCGGCGCCGAGGTGGACGCGTGGGAGACCACCTACCTGCACCTGCTGCCGGTCGGCGACCCCGACCACCCGGTGCTGCGCTGGCTGGAGGGCACCGCGCTGCGGCCGGTCCGCGCCGTGCTGGACGCGGGCGCCTGGGCGGCGTTCCGGGCCGAGCTGGCCGGCCGGCTCGCCGAGGCGTATCCCGAGCGACACGGCCGGGTCGCGTTCCCGTTCCGCCGTATCTTCGTGGTGGCGCGCACCGCCACCGCATAG
- a CDS encoding aldo/keto reductase translates to MEKRSFRRMGRDAGVIGLGAWQLGADWGEVSEADAHATLQAAVDAGVTFIDTADVYGDGRSEQIVGSFVKDRPGLTVATKMGRRVPQEPANYHLDNFRAWTDRSRANLGVDTLDLVQLHCPPTPVFSSDEVFDALDTLVQEKRIAAYGVSVEKVDEALAAIARPGVASVQIILNAFRLKPLERVLPAAAEAGVGIIARVPLASGLLSGRYDESTTFAADDHRNYNRHGEAFDVGETFSGVDFATGLEAVRRLRPLVPEGATMAQFALRWIVDQPGVTVVIPGARNPEQARANAHAADLPPLSAETLEKINSVYDELIRPQVHDKW, encoded by the coding sequence GTGGAAAAACGAAGCTTTCGCCGGATGGGCCGCGACGCTGGCGTGATCGGTCTGGGCGCCTGGCAGCTCGGCGCCGACTGGGGCGAGGTCAGCGAGGCCGACGCGCACGCCACCCTGCAGGCCGCGGTGGATGCCGGGGTCACCTTCATCGACACCGCCGACGTGTACGGCGACGGCCGCAGCGAGCAGATCGTCGGCTCGTTCGTGAAGGACCGCCCGGGTCTCACCGTGGCCACCAAGATGGGCCGCCGCGTCCCGCAGGAGCCGGCCAACTATCACCTGGACAACTTCCGCGCCTGGACCGACCGGTCCCGGGCCAACCTCGGGGTGGACACCCTCGACCTGGTCCAGCTGCACTGCCCGCCGACCCCGGTGTTCAGCAGTGACGAGGTCTTCGACGCGCTCGACACGCTGGTGCAGGAGAAGCGGATCGCCGCGTACGGCGTGAGCGTGGAGAAGGTCGACGAGGCGCTCGCCGCGATCGCCCGCCCCGGGGTCGCCAGCGTCCAGATCATCCTCAACGCGTTCCGCCTCAAGCCGCTGGAGCGGGTCCTGCCCGCCGCCGCCGAGGCCGGGGTGGGCATCATCGCGCGCGTCCCGCTCGCCAGCGGCCTGCTCTCCGGGCGGTACGACGAGAGCACCACGTTCGCCGCCGACGACCACCGCAACTACAACCGGCACGGCGAGGCCTTCGACGTCGGCGAGACCTTCTCCGGGGTGGACTTCGCCACCGGCCTGGAGGCGGTCCGCCGGCTGCGGCCCCTGGTCCCGGAGGGCGCCACGATGGCGCAATTCGCGCTGCGCTGGATCGTCGACCAGCCGGGCGTGACCGTGGTGATCCCGGGTGCGCGCAATCCCGAGCAAGCGCGCGCCAACGCGCACGCCGCCGATCTGCCGCCGCTTTCGGCGGAAACCCTGGAAAAGATCAACTCGGTCTACGATGAGCTGATTCGACCCCAGGTCCACGACAAATGGTGA
- a CDS encoding cold-shock protein, giving the protein MAQGTVKWFNADKGFGFITVDGGGADVFVHFSAIQTSGYRTLEENQRVEFEIAQGQKGPQAEQVRPL; this is encoded by the coding sequence ATGGCGCAAGGAACCGTGAAGTGGTTCAACGCAGACAAGGGCTTCGGCTTCATCACCGTCGACGGCGGGGGTGCTGACGTGTTCGTCCACTTCTCGGCCATCCAGACGAGCGGCTACCGCACTCTGGAGGAGAACCAGCGGGTGGAGTTCGAGATCGCCCAGGGCCAGAAGGGCCCGCAGGCGGAGCAGGTTCGCCCGCTCTGA
- a CDS encoding DUF4235 domain-containing protein, which produces MAGKLEKVALKPVNLALGIAAGTLAGMVFKQVWKLATGDDDAPDAGDEERGWGEVLAAAALQGAIFAVVKAAVHRSSAAGAKRLTGHWPD; this is translated from the coding sequence ATGGCGGGAAAGCTGGAGAAGGTGGCGCTCAAACCGGTGAACCTGGCGCTGGGCATCGCGGCCGGCACGCTGGCCGGGATGGTGTTCAAGCAGGTCTGGAAGCTCGCCACCGGGGACGACGACGCGCCGGACGCCGGTGACGAGGAGCGTGGCTGGGGCGAGGTGCTGGCCGCGGCGGCGTTGCAGGGCGCGATCTTCGCGGTGGTGAAGGCCGCCGTCCACCGCAGCAGCGCGGCCGGCGCCAAGCGGCTGACCGGCCACTGGCCGGACTGA
- a CDS encoding DUF3618 domain-containing protein has protein sequence MSESNGTPEKPDLAALRKEIRETRAELGQTVQALAARADVKARAREQVEQTKQRVLDQAAVATGRVRAAAAQAGASVRGTAGQATERLREAAPGELAHEATARVRATPVPAALVFAGLAAVVGVILIMRGRR, from the coding sequence ATGAGCGAGAGCAACGGTACGCCGGAGAAGCCGGATCTGGCGGCGCTCCGCAAGGAGATCCGGGAGACCCGGGCCGAACTGGGCCAGACCGTGCAGGCGCTGGCCGCGCGGGCGGACGTCAAGGCCCGTGCCCGTGAGCAGGTCGAGCAGACCAAGCAGCGGGTGCTGGACCAGGCGGCGGTCGCGACCGGGCGGGTCCGGGCGGCGGCGGCGCAGGCCGGCGCGAGTGTCAGGGGGACGGCGGGGCAGGCGACCGAGAGGCTGCGCGAGGCGGCGCCCGGCGAGCTGGCACACGAGGCCACCGCCCGGGTACGCGCCACGCCGGTCCCGGCCGCGCTGGTCTTCGCCGGGCTGGCCGCGGTGGTGGGAGTCATTCTGATCATGCGGGGGAGGCGCTGA
- a CDS encoding phage holin family protein: MADVLNGRPARPLTEQSTAELVQRASEQISRLVRDEITLAKAELAEKGKHAGIGIGLFGGGGVLAGYGVGALIATAIIALDLVLPLWLASLIVTVVLFLVAGVLALLGKKQVSRAVPPEPKAALAGLKADVDEVRHAVKERSRV; the protein is encoded by the coding sequence ATGGCCGATGTCCTGAACGGTAGGCCGGCCCGACCATTGACCGAGCAGTCCACGGCGGAGCTGGTCCAGCGCGCGAGCGAGCAGATCAGCCGGCTCGTCCGGGACGAGATCACCCTGGCCAAGGCGGAGCTCGCCGAGAAGGGCAAGCACGCGGGCATCGGTATCGGGCTGTTCGGTGGCGGCGGCGTCCTCGCCGGTTACGGCGTGGGCGCGCTGATCGCCACGGCGATCATCGCGCTCGACCTGGTGCTGCCGCTCTGGCTGGCGAGTCTGATCGTCACCGTGGTGCTCTTCCTGGTGGCCGGTGTGCTGGCGTTGCTCGGCAAGAAGCAGGTGAGCCGGGCCGTCCCGCCGGAGCCGAAGGCCGCGCTCGCCGGCCTGAAGGCGGACGTCGACGAGGTCAGGCACGCGGTCAAGGAGCGGAGCCGGGTATGA
- a CDS encoding mechanosensitive ion channel family protein, whose translation MSSVLTAVLGVAAAAGAAVVLVEAAHWAMLRIGRRSALAADLARTMHRPFLATVTLVAVQQAIRVFGGDFPGRAGVVHALVLFCIAAFAWLVGALLLVLEDMALARWRTDVPDNLRRRRIKTQVVMLRRVTVAGIVILAAGVMLMTFPDIRALGASVLASAGLVSVIAALAAQSTLGNVFAGLQLAFSDAIRVDDVVVVEQEWGRIEEITLTYVAVQIWDDRRLILPTSYFTTKPFQNWTRSSSAVLGTAEIDVDWSTPVEPLRAELRRVCEGSELWDQRVCVLQVTEATGGMVRLRALVSAADAGALWDLRCLVRERLVGWMWEHQRDTLPRMRAELDTTDPVPPVRQTRRAQSPDDARVFSGGDDGEARGAAFGGSDGHGGDPIPAPARR comes from the coding sequence GTGTCCAGCGTTCTGACCGCCGTGCTCGGTGTCGCGGCGGCCGCGGGAGCGGCCGTCGTGCTCGTCGAGGCGGCACACTGGGCGATGCTCCGGATCGGCCGCCGGTCCGCGCTCGCCGCCGATCTGGCCCGGACCATGCACCGGCCGTTCCTGGCCACCGTGACCCTGGTGGCCGTGCAGCAGGCGATCCGCGTCTTCGGCGGCGACTTCCCGGGCCGGGCCGGCGTGGTGCACGCGCTGGTGCTGTTCTGCATCGCCGCGTTCGCCTGGCTGGTGGGCGCGCTGCTGCTGGTGCTGGAGGACATGGCCCTGGCCCGGTGGCGTACCGACGTCCCGGACAACCTGCGCCGCCGCCGGATCAAGACACAGGTGGTGATGCTGCGCCGGGTCACCGTCGCCGGGATCGTGATCCTGGCGGCCGGGGTCATGCTGATGACCTTCCCGGACATCCGGGCACTGGGCGCCAGCGTGCTCGCCTCGGCCGGACTGGTCAGCGTGATCGCGGCGCTCGCCGCGCAGAGCACCCTCGGCAACGTCTTCGCCGGCCTGCAGCTGGCGTTCAGCGACGCGATCCGGGTCGACGACGTGGTCGTGGTGGAGCAGGAGTGGGGCCGGATCGAGGAGATCACCCTGACCTACGTCGCGGTGCAGATCTGGGACGACCGGCGGCTCATCCTGCCGACCTCGTACTTCACCACCAAGCCGTTCCAGAACTGGACGCGGAGCAGCTCGGCGGTGCTCGGCACCGCGGAGATCGACGTCGACTGGTCCACCCCGGTCGAGCCGCTGCGCGCCGAGCTGCGGCGCGTCTGCGAGGGCTCCGAGCTGTGGGACCAGCGGGTCTGCGTGCTGCAGGTGACCGAGGCGACCGGCGGGATGGTACGGCTGCGTGCGCTGGTCAGCGCGGCGGACGCGGGCGCGCTGTGGGATCTGCGCTGCCTGGTCCGGGAGCGCCTGGTCGGCTGGATGTGGGAGCACCAGCGTGACACCCTGCCGCGGATGCGTGCCGAGTTGGACACCACGGATCCGGTGCCGCCGGTGCGCCAGACCCGCCGGGCGCAGTCACCGGACGACGCCCGGGTGTTCAGCGGGGGCGACGACGGCGAGGCCCGCGGCGCGGCGTTCGGCGGCTCCGACGGGCACGGCGGCGACCCGATCCCGGCGCCGGCCCGGCGATAA
- a CDS encoding DUF1206 domain-containing protein, producing MSSTTSHVKYHASRAADSKPLEYLARGGFVGYGIIHLLFAWIALQVAFGGSGKESDQSGALQEIARHSYGKTLLVIIAVGLAAMAVWQAFLAIVGESGEQNRAALAERVLSGVRAALYVYLGWLAVKVVKGANASMGDNYESKSSGLMQSSGGRWLIGLIGVAVIGAGIGIFLYGLTRKFTEHLNTQQMPAGTRQPIIRLGMAGYMAKGVAYAVAGVLFVVAAVTYDPDKARGLDAALKTLAGHPWGVWLLALIAAGIAAFGVYCLAQAKYRKI from the coding sequence ATGTCCTCCACAACCTCGCACGTGAAATATCACGCGTCCCGCGCCGCGGACAGCAAGCCCCTGGAGTACCTGGCCCGCGGCGGCTTCGTCGGCTACGGCATCATCCACCTGCTCTTCGCCTGGATCGCGCTGCAGGTCGCCTTCGGCGGCTCGGGCAAGGAGAGCGACCAGTCCGGCGCCCTGCAGGAGATCGCCCGGCACTCGTACGGCAAGACCCTGCTGGTGATCATCGCGGTCGGGCTGGCCGCGATGGCGGTCTGGCAGGCGTTCCTGGCGATCGTCGGGGAGAGCGGCGAGCAGAACCGGGCCGCGCTCGCCGAGCGGGTGCTCTCCGGCGTGCGCGCGGCCCTCTACGTCTACCTCGGCTGGCTCGCGGTCAAGGTGGTCAAGGGCGCCAACGCCTCGATGGGCGACAACTACGAGAGCAAGTCGTCCGGTCTGATGCAGTCCAGTGGTGGCCGCTGGCTGATCGGCCTGATCGGGGTGGCCGTCATCGGCGCCGGCATCGGGATCTTCCTGTACGGCCTGACCCGCAAGTTCACCGAGCACCTGAACACCCAGCAGATGCCGGCCGGCACCCGGCAGCCGATCATCCGGCTGGGCATGGCCGGGTACATGGCCAAGGGCGTGGCGTACGCGGTCGCCGGTGTCCTGTTCGTCGTGGCCGCGGTGACCTACGACCCGGACAAGGCCCGGGGCCTGGACGCGGCGCTCAAGACGCTGGCCGGACACCCGTGGGGGGTGTGGCTGCTGGCCCTGATCGCCGCCGGGATCGCGGCGTTCGGCGTGTACTGCCTGGCCCAGGCCAAGTACCGCAAGATCTGA
- a CDS encoding GNAT family N-acetyltransferase, with product MSTHPVHDNTAAHRFELRVDGAVAALATYRMRGADVVVLHTETDPRLRGRGLAGELAEQTLRQLRARGQRIVPACPFFARYLAEHPEHADLVAH from the coding sequence ATGAGCACACATCCGGTCCACGACAACACCGCGGCGCACCGGTTCGAGCTACGGGTGGACGGCGCGGTGGCCGCGCTCGCGACGTACCGGATGCGCGGCGCCGACGTCGTCGTGCTGCACACCGAGACCGACCCGCGGCTGCGCGGCCGGGGCCTGGCCGGCGAGCTGGCCGAGCAGACCCTGCGGCAGCTGCGCGCCCGCGGGCAGCGGATCGTGCCGGCCTGCCCGTTCTTCGCCCGCTACCTCGCCGAGCACCCGGAGCACGCGGACCTGGTCGCGCACTGA
- a CDS encoding glycoside hydrolase family 3 N-terminal domain-containing protein, translated as MSKHGELAELAAAVLQPGFVGTSAPDWVRRWLADGLGGVALFARNVESPAQVAALTAQLRAERPDVIVAIDEEAGDVTRFESRLGSSRPGNLALGAIDDVELTEAVARDLGRDLATAGITLDYAPDADVNNNPDNPVIGVRAFGAEPQLVARHTAAFVRGLQAYGVAGCAKHFPGHGDTSVDSHHDVPLIDRTADELHERELVPFRAAIAAGARAVMTGHLLVPACDPDLPATLSPRIIRGLLRDQLGFDGLIVTDAIEMQGVRRRFGLEGATVRALAAGVDAICVGGEHADEQTAFRLRDAIVGAVRAGDLPEQRLRDAVARVRALAAWTTRTQREAGVAHGVPAGPERGSEVGFAAARRAVRVTRAEGVPQLPVAGVPHVVEFAPPRNIAIGSETPWGIGAPLAEMLPGTTSVRFDRDELAELGDPAGVVLAGSAGRPLVLVVRDVHRHPWIEDTLAGVLAARPDAIVVEMGIPIRVLGGVHIATFGATRACGLAAAELIAGAVVPEPVAA; from the coding sequence ATGTCCAAGCACGGCGAACTGGCGGAACTTGCCGCAGCGGTGCTCCAGCCGGGCTTCGTCGGCACCTCCGCCCCGGACTGGGTCCGGCGCTGGCTCGCCGACGGCCTCGGCGGGGTGGCGCTCTTCGCCCGCAACGTCGAATCGCCGGCCCAGGTCGCCGCGCTGACCGCGCAGCTGCGCGCCGAGCGCCCCGACGTGATCGTGGCCATCGACGAGGAGGCCGGTGACGTCACCCGGTTCGAGTCGCGGCTGGGCAGCTCCCGCCCGGGCAACCTGGCGCTCGGCGCGATCGACGACGTCGAGCTGACCGAGGCGGTCGCCCGTGACCTCGGCCGCGACCTGGCCACCGCGGGCATCACCCTGGACTACGCCCCGGACGCGGACGTCAACAACAACCCCGACAACCCGGTCATCGGGGTCCGCGCCTTCGGCGCCGAACCGCAGCTGGTGGCGCGGCACACCGCCGCCTTCGTGCGGGGCCTGCAGGCGTACGGCGTGGCCGGCTGCGCCAAGCACTTCCCCGGGCACGGTGACACCAGCGTCGACTCGCACCACGACGTGCCGCTGATCGACCGTACCGCCGACGAGCTGCACGAGCGCGAACTCGTCCCGTTCCGCGCCGCGATCGCCGCCGGCGCCCGCGCGGTGATGACCGGCCACCTGCTCGTCCCGGCCTGCGATCCGGACCTGCCGGCCACCCTCAGCCCGCGCATCATCCGCGGACTGCTGCGCGACCAGCTCGGCTTCGACGGCCTGATCGTCACCGACGCCATCGAGATGCAGGGCGTACGCCGGCGCTTCGGCCTGGAGGGCGCCACCGTGCGCGCTCTCGCCGCCGGGGTGGACGCCATCTGCGTGGGCGGCGAGCACGCCGACGAGCAGACCGCGTTCCGGCTGCGGGACGCGATCGTCGGCGCCGTGCGCGCCGGTGACCTGCCCGAGCAGCGCCTGCGGGACGCGGTGGCGCGGGTGCGCGCGCTCGCCGCCTGGACCACCCGCACGCAGCGGGAGGCCGGCGTGGCGCACGGCGTGCCGGCCGGGCCGGAGCGCGGCTCCGAGGTCGGCTTCGCGGCGGCTCGCCGCGCGGTCCGGGTGACCCGGGCCGAGGGTGTGCCGCAGCTGCCGGTGGCCGGCGTGCCACACGTCGTGGAGTTCGCGCCGCCGCGGAACATCGCGATCGGCAGCGAGACGCCGTGGGGGATCGGCGCGCCGCTGGCCGAGATGCTGCCCGGCACCACGTCGGTCCGCTTCGACCGGGACGAACTGGCCGAGCTCGGCGACCCGGCGGGCGTGGTGCTGGCCGGCTCGGCCGGGCGCCCGCTGGTGCTGGTGGTCCGCGACGTGCACCGGCACCCGTGGATCGAGGACACCCTGGCCGGGGTGCTGGCCGCCCGGCCGGACGCGATCGTGGTGGAGATGGGGATCCCGATCCGGGTCCTGGGCGGCGTGCACATCGCGACCTTCGGGGCGACCCGGGCCTGCGGCCTGGCCGCCGCCGAGCTGATCGCCGGCGCGGTGGTCCCGGAGCCGGTCGCCGCCTGA
- a CDS encoding RecQ family ATP-dependent DNA helicase, with protein sequence MKLPVYGPRLRKVARAHFGWPSLRPGQFKPMRAVLRRKDALVVLPTGAGKSAIYQIPAVLLPGPTVVVSPLLALQQDQITALNERDDPKIRAVRVSSAETPREQQEAIEELRTGRAEFLFITPEQLANPDRLAEVRSLKPGLVAVDEAHCISAWGHDFRPDYLALGDMIRELGSPPVLALTATASPPVRDDIINRLRLRDPEIHVSGLDRRNLFIEVAYCPDETYRWKRLTTLLDEGQRPGIVYVPTRRAAEELAERLTEAGYAAEYYHGGMKTGSREQRHEEFTDDQVDIMVATSAFGMGIDKPNIRWVVHMALPDSPDSYFQEIGRAGRDGEPGRVLLLWRAEDEGIQRFFTGGGPDEQELRGLAGALHKGRTTKTELQKITGLGPRRLGQYLALLEQVGAVRNGSRKLTVPAGAPMPAEAARAAVEEHERQQAVIRSRTDMMRAFAESRQCRTETLLAYFGEEIRRTCGHCDNCADGSAEAVNAVEEEGPFPIHSQVRHGEWGTGMVMGYEEDKMTVLFDTVGYKTLSVPVVVGQQLLAAA encoded by the coding sequence ATGAAGCTCCCCGTCTACGGCCCCCGGCTCCGCAAGGTCGCCCGCGCCCACTTCGGGTGGCCGTCGCTGCGCCCCGGCCAGTTCAAGCCGATGCGGGCCGTGCTGCGCCGCAAGGACGCCCTGGTGGTGCTGCCCACCGGAGCCGGAAAGTCGGCCATCTACCAGATCCCGGCGGTGCTGCTGCCCGGCCCGACCGTGGTGGTCTCGCCGCTGCTCGCCCTGCAGCAGGACCAGATCACCGCGCTGAACGAGCGCGACGACCCGAAGATCCGCGCGGTCCGGGTCAGCTCCGCCGAGACGCCACGCGAACAGCAGGAAGCCATCGAAGAGCTGCGCACCGGTCGCGCCGAATTCCTCTTCATCACCCCGGAGCAGCTGGCCAACCCGGACCGGCTGGCCGAGGTCCGCTCGCTCAAGCCCGGCCTGGTCGCCGTGGACGAGGCGCACTGCATCTCCGCCTGGGGCCACGACTTCCGCCCGGACTACCTGGCGCTCGGCGACATGATCAGGGAGCTGGGCAGCCCGCCGGTGCTGGCACTGACCGCCACCGCATCGCCGCCGGTACGCGACGACATCATCAACCGCCTGCGCCTGCGCGACCCGGAGATCCACGTCTCCGGGCTGGACCGGCGGAACCTGTTCATCGAGGTGGCGTACTGCCCGGACGAGACGTACCGGTGGAAGCGGCTGACCACGCTGCTCGACGAGGGGCAGCGGCCGGGCATCGTCTACGTCCCCACCCGGCGGGCCGCCGAGGAGCTCGCCGAGAGACTCACCGAGGCCGGGTACGCCGCCGAGTACTACCACGGCGGGATGAAGACCGGCTCGCGCGAGCAGCGGCACGAGGAGTTCACCGACGACCAGGTCGACATCATGGTGGCCACGTCCGCGTTCGGCATGGGCATCGACAAGCCGAACATCCGCTGGGTGGTGCACATGGCGCTGCCCGACTCCCCGGACAGCTACTTCCAGGAGATCGGCCGCGCCGGCCGCGACGGCGAACCCGGGCGGGTGCTGCTGCTCTGGCGCGCCGAGGACGAGGGCATCCAGCGGTTCTTCACCGGCGGCGGGCCGGACGAGCAGGAGCTGCGCGGCCTGGCCGGGGCGCTGCACAAGGGCAGGACCACCAAGACCGAGCTGCAGAAGATCACCGGGCTCGGGCCGCGCCGGCTCGGGCAGTACCTGGCCCTGCTGGAGCAGGTGGGCGCGGTTCGTAACGGGAGCCGCAAGCTGACCGTCCCGGCCGGCGCGCCGATGCCGGCCGAGGCCGCCCGGGCCGCGGTCGAGGAGCACGAACGCCAGCAGGCCGTGATCCGGTCACGTACCGACATGATGCGCGCCTTCGCGGAGAGCCGGCAGTGCCGTACCGAGACGCTGCTGGCCTACTTCGGCGAGGAGATCCGGCGCACCTGCGGTCACTGCGACAACTGCGCCGACGGCAGCGCGGAGGCGGTCAACGCGGTCGAGGAGGAGGGCCCGTTCCCGATCCACAGCCAGGTCCGCCACGGCGAGTGGGGCACCGGGATGGTGATGGGCTACGAGGAGGACAAGATGACCGTCCTGTTCGACACGGTCGGCTACAAGACCCTGTCGGTCCCGGTCGTCGTCGGCCAGCAGCTGCTCGCCGCCGCCTGA
- a CDS encoding MBL fold metallo-hydrolase, which yields MREVVDGVFELRLGYVNVHLVVTDDGVVLVDTGLPRRSAAIERALRGIRRSLGEVRAILLTHHHTDHAGNVADLRKRSGARLFAHAAEAPFVNGGLPPQPPANGLGRFLVRLVGTVEPTRIDQLIADGAEPLPGFTALHTPGHTRGHLSFLLDRAGGVLFAGDAAAGRRGRVTGPSPMVTADPARAAESLSRLAGLDFEHAVFGHGRAVSGRAVERFREAVV from the coding sequence GTGCGCGAAGTGGTCGACGGAGTCTTCGAGCTCCGCCTCGGATACGTCAACGTCCACCTGGTCGTCACCGACGACGGGGTGGTGCTGGTCGACACCGGCCTGCCGCGGCGGTCGGCGGCGATCGAGCGGGCGCTGCGCGGGATCCGCCGGTCGCTGGGCGAGGTACGCGCCATCCTGCTCACCCACCACCACACCGACCACGCCGGCAACGTCGCCGACCTGCGCAAGCGCAGCGGCGCCCGGTTGTTCGCGCACGCCGCCGAGGCGCCGTTCGTCAACGGCGGCCTGCCGCCGCAGCCGCCCGCGAACGGCCTGGGCCGTTTCCTGGTCCGCCTGGTCGGCACGGTCGAGCCCACCCGGATCGACCAGCTGATCGCCGACGGCGCCGAGCCGCTGCCCGGGTTCACCGCGCTGCACACTCCCGGCCACACCCGCGGTCACCTGTCGTTCCTGCTGGACCGCGCCGGTGGCGTCCTGTTCGCCGGCGACGCGGCGGCCGGGCGCCGCGGCCGGGTGACCGGCCCCAGCCCGATGGTCACCGCCGACCCGGCGCGGGCCGCCGAGAGCCTGTCCCGGCTGGCCGGGCTGGATTTCGAACACGCCGTCTTCGGCCACGGCCGCGCCGTCTCGGGTCGCGCCGTCGAGCGTTTCCGCGAGGCCGTCGTATGA